One region of Skermanella mucosa genomic DNA includes:
- a CDS encoding transglycosylase domain-containing protein, whose amino-acid sequence MSKSPERPTDRASRKAPADRGAGKQRARDRKASGAPAVRRSILRVLGSWVVVGAIWAGVAGASVVAYFAYDLPDVSQVAQAERRPAVTVLAADGSRIERYGDIHGTTINAADLPPHLIHAVLATEDRRFFSHFGIDPIGLARAAFVNFQAGRVVQGGSTITQQLAKNLFLTPDRTMGRKIQEAILAIWLERTYSKNQILTAYLNRVYLGAGTYGVDAAAQTYFNKPATEVNLREAAILAGLLKAPSRYSPAANPDRAAERAEVVIGAMLDAGYITEADIQAMRAAPPMPRRKPEGDGDRYFADWVADQIVGFIGKEHDDITVHTTMDRRLQQAAERRLDASLSGAGLAARAGQGALVALSPDGAVRALIGGSNYGESQFNRATQALRQPGSAFKPLVFLAALENGMTADTPVDDAPIRIDGWQPANFEKGFQGPMPLRDALAHSVNTAAIRVLDRTGVEPVATLARRLGITSPMGKDLSLALGTSEVTLLELAGAYTAFANGGRAVWPYAVTRIEDRAGRVLYQRRGSAGATPVIDPAYLAELNRMLMAVIEYGTGKSAKLDRMAAGKTGTSQEYRDAWFVGFTADYVAGVWLGNDDNQPMKRVTGGGLPARIWRDFMMDAHRGLPPRMIPGLDHAPPQAGAPMLVAEDGSPGSAAPPSGPLSDVPLLGQFQRLIRNLTGGTQ is encoded by the coding sequence TTGAGCAAATCTCCAGAACGGCCGACAGACCGAGCGTCCCGCAAGGCGCCCGCCGACCGCGGCGCCGGCAAGCAGCGGGCCCGTGACCGCAAGGCTTCCGGCGCCCCCGCCGTGCGCCGGTCGATCCTCCGCGTGCTGGGAAGCTGGGTCGTGGTCGGCGCGATCTGGGCCGGCGTGGCCGGAGCATCCGTGGTCGCGTATTTCGCCTACGACCTGCCCGACGTGTCCCAGGTGGCCCAGGCCGAGCGCCGGCCCGCCGTCACCGTGCTGGCCGCCGACGGCAGCAGGATCGAGCGCTACGGCGACATCCACGGCACCACGATCAACGCGGCAGACCTGCCGCCGCACCTGATCCATGCCGTGCTGGCGACCGAGGACAGGCGCTTCTTCAGCCATTTCGGGATCGACCCGATCGGCTTGGCGCGCGCGGCCTTCGTCAATTTCCAGGCCGGAAGGGTCGTGCAGGGCGGCTCCACCATCACCCAGCAGCTCGCCAAGAACCTGTTCCTGACGCCCGACCGCACCATGGGCCGCAAGATCCAGGAGGCGATCCTGGCGATCTGGCTGGAGCGGACCTATTCCAAGAACCAGATCCTGACCGCCTACCTGAACCGGGTCTATCTGGGCGCCGGCACCTATGGCGTCGATGCCGCGGCGCAGACCTATTTCAACAAGCCGGCGACCGAGGTCAACCTGCGCGAGGCGGCCATCCTGGCGGGGCTGCTGAAGGCGCCGTCGCGCTATTCGCCGGCGGCCAACCCCGACCGCGCGGCCGAGCGGGCCGAGGTGGTGATCGGCGCCATGCTCGACGCCGGCTACATCACGGAAGCCGACATCCAGGCGATGCGGGCGGCCCCGCCGATGCCCCGGCGCAAGCCGGAAGGCGACGGCGACCGCTATTTCGCCGACTGGGTGGCCGACCAGATCGTCGGCTTCATCGGCAAGGAGCATGACGACATCACCGTCCACACCACCATGGACCGGCGGCTCCAGCAGGCGGCGGAACGGCGGCTGGACGCGTCCCTGTCGGGGGCCGGCCTCGCCGCCCGCGCCGGGCAGGGAGCCCTGGTGGCGCTCAGCCCGGACGGCGCGGTCCGGGCGCTGATCGGCGGGTCGAATTATGGCGAGAGCCAATTCAACCGGGCGACCCAGGCTCTGCGCCAGCCCGGCTCGGCGTTCAAGCCGCTGGTCTTCCTGGCGGCGCTGGAGAACGGCATGACGGCGGACACGCCGGTGGACGACGCCCCGATCCGCATCGACGGCTGGCAGCCGGCCAATTTCGAGAAGGGTTTCCAAGGCCCCATGCCGCTGCGCGACGCGCTGGCCCATTCGGTCAACACGGCGGCGATCCGGGTGCTGGACCGCACCGGCGTGGAGCCGGTCGCCACCCTGGCCCGCCGGCTCGGCATCACCTCGCCCATGGGCAAGGACCTGAGCCTGGCGCTCGGCACCAGCGAGGTGACCCTGCTGGAGCTGGCCGGCGCCTACACGGCCTTCGCCAACGGCGGCCGGGCGGTCTGGCCCTACGCCGTCACCCGGATCGAGGACCGCGCCGGCCGGGTGCTCTACCAGCGCCGCGGCTCCGCCGGCGCCACCCCGGTGATCGACCCGGCGTACCTCGCGGAGCTGAACCGCATGCTGATGGCGGTGATCGAGTACGGCACCGGCAAGTCGGCCAAGCTGGACCGCATGGCCGCGGGCAAGACCGGCACCAGCCAGGAGTACCGGGACGCCTGGTTCGTCGGCTTCACCGCCGACTATGTCGCGGGGGTCTGGCTCGGCAACGACGACAACCAGCCCATGAAGCGGGTCACCGGCGGCGGGCTGCCGGCCCGCATCTGGCGCGATTTCATGATGGATGCCCACCGGGGCTTGCCGCCGCGCATGATCCCCGGCCTCGACCATGCCCCGCCGCAGGCCGGCGCGCCGATGCTGGTGGCCGAGGACGGGAGTCCCGGATCGGCGGCCCCCCCTTCCGGCCCGCTGTCCGACGTGCCGCTGCTGGGCCAGTTCCAGCGGCTGATCCGGAACCTGACCGGCGGCACGCAGTAG
- a CDS encoding NAD(P)H-dependent flavin oxidoreductase — protein sequence MKALKPLLISGREVLPLVEGGKGISVSNGESSGAWAAAGGVGTFSGVNADSFDDDGKPVDQVYHGRTRRERHEELVAYSIAGGITQARIAHEVSNGQGRIHMNVLWEMAAAERILHGILEGAKGMVHGVTCGAGMPYKVAEIAVRYGIHYYPIVSSARAFRALWKRAYYRFADNLGGVVYEDPWRAGGHNGLSNSEDPEAPEDPFPRVLALRQMMNSFGLENTPIIMAGGVWYLREWEEWIDNPDLGPIAFQYGTRPLLTRESPISEAWKRKLLTLKEGDVFLNKFSPTGFYSSAVNNPFIQELRGRGERQVAYSVKPVGEHDTEFRVGPRGRPVYLTAHDRDRAFGWVEAGFKEALKTPDGTLIFVTPEKSNEILTDQINCMGCLSACMFSNWAQNEEGSTGKKADPRSFCIQKTLQEISHSDDCETQLMFAGHNAYRFSDDPFYANGFIPTVKQLVERIASGD from the coding sequence TTGAAGGCGCTCAAGCCTTTGCTGATCTCGGGTCGCGAGGTCCTGCCGCTGGTCGAAGGCGGCAAGGGCATCTCCGTGTCTAACGGCGAGAGTTCCGGCGCCTGGGCAGCGGCAGGCGGGGTCGGCACATTTTCCGGCGTGAACGCCGACAGCTTCGATGACGACGGCAAGCCCGTCGATCAGGTCTATCATGGCCGGACGCGGCGCGAGCGGCACGAGGAGCTGGTCGCGTACTCGATCGCCGGCGGGATCACGCAGGCGCGCATCGCCCACGAGGTCTCCAACGGCCAGGGCCGCATCCACATGAACGTCCTGTGGGAGATGGCGGCTGCCGAGCGGATCCTCCACGGCATCCTGGAAGGCGCCAAGGGCATGGTCCACGGCGTCACCTGCGGTGCCGGCATGCCCTACAAGGTGGCCGAGATCGCGGTGCGCTACGGCATCCACTATTACCCGATCGTCTCCTCCGCGCGGGCGTTCCGCGCGCTGTGGAAGCGGGCGTACTACAGGTTCGCCGACAACCTTGGCGGCGTCGTCTACGAGGACCCCTGGCGGGCGGGCGGGCACAACGGCCTGTCTAACAGCGAGGACCCGGAGGCGCCGGAGGATCCGTTCCCCCGGGTGCTGGCGCTGCGCCAGATGATGAACAGCTTCGGGCTGGAAAACACGCCGATCATCATGGCCGGCGGCGTCTGGTATCTGCGCGAGTGGGAGGAGTGGATCGACAACCCCGACCTGGGGCCGATCGCCTTCCAGTACGGCACCCGTCCGCTGCTCACGCGGGAGAGCCCGATCTCCGAGGCGTGGAAGCGCAAGCTCCTGACCTTGAAGGAGGGCGACGTCTTCCTGAACAAGTTCTCGCCGACCGGCTTCTACTCGTCGGCGGTGAACAACCCGTTCATCCAGGAGCTGCGCGGCCGGGGCGAGCGGCAGGTGGCCTATTCGGTCAAGCCGGTCGGCGAGCACGACACCGAGTTCCGCGTCGGTCCGCGCGGGCGGCCGGTCTACCTGACCGCCCACGACCGCGACCGGGCCTTCGGCTGGGTCGAGGCCGGGTTCAAGGAGGCGCTGAAGACTCCCGACGGCACGCTGATCTTCGTGACGCCGGAGAAGTCCAACGAGATCCTGACCGACCAGATCAACTGCATGGGCTGCCTGTCGGCCTGCATGTTCTCCAACTGGGCGCAGAACGAGGAAGGCTCGACCGGCAAGAAGGCCGACCCGCGCTCCTTCTGTATCCAGAAGACCCTGCAGGAGATCAGCCACTCGGACGATTGCGAGACTCAGCTGATGTTCGCCGGCCACAACGCCTACCGGTTCTCCGACGATCCGTTCTACGCGAACGGCTTCATTCCGACCGTGAAGCAGCTGGTGGAGCGGATCGCGTCGGGCGACTGA